ttttaataaataaatttatatcatataataataaattaaaataaaaaaaaaaaatctccacaaGAAAATTCGTCCCCTACCAGTAAGATCTCTCAATGGtggcaattaaaaaaaattaaaagagaagaagtaaaaaaaaaaaaaaaaaaaaaagagaaaaagaagaaaaaggaaagggcaaTAAGTTTTTAgagaataagaaaaataaaggaggaAGATATGTTTACACTTTTTATAGGCAATGAGTATCATACGCTTTAATTTTTAAGTGTGAATTATTTGGCCACTTTGATATattcaattatataattaattataatttaataaaagtttagtaattaatattaaaaaaacaatataataaaattttcataataatttaattgtaattattttttaaaaattagttgTAAAACGGCAGTTTATTTCACGTTTTGTTGAATCAACTGCCGCGTGGCAATTTGAGTTTGGAGCATTTTTTAAAACAATGTTGAGGAAGTTGTTTCCATAAGTTGATTGAATATAATATAAATGTGTtttcatatcaaaataaatttaataaaattcatattaaatttttattgtaaaatttaaattaaattagttaaaaatatataattaaaatgataaaaacaTTGACATGAATTTCATATTAAATATCTGAAAGTTGCTAAAATTTATGATAGTTATATATAGATTATGaaattttacatttaaattttaattaaaaattgttgaaaaaatatttttaaaaaaattatattattgttACAATAACTAttttgaatattaattttaataaaaatataatttgaaatgttatggaaaaataatttacagagttaattgtttaatttaaaatttttatgattaaaatatattaaatttagatttttatattattctgttaatatatttaataagatATTTATAGTTATTATTCcataataaattattgaaaaaagtattttaaatattattttttgaaaaatataattttaaatattgtagaaaaataatttaaaaagttaattgtttaatttaaaatttttatgattaaaaattattaaatttagtcttaaattaatttttatattattctaCTCATCTATTTAATGAGATATTTTTCAAgactaaatgataaaaaaatcaaaacctttatgtcaattatcaattttaactaaatattttaattttatcaatttaatcacAAACTTTTCttattgttttcaattttaaCAATAGATTAATTAGAAGCAATTAAACCCATCAATTGCCAAATTATTCaaattttttcatttataaattgCCTGTTTTAGctaatctatttaattttattaatttgttcaataattttaatattttttttaattttaacaaattataacaaatgaaaaaaattcaattatttaaacataaaatattaataaataatataacaaaaacaaATCTAATTGTAACATCCAATAAAATAagtatttcattaaataatacttttatttaatttatttgagaaTAATtactaaaatgataaaaaaattaaaatgattgactaatattaataatattaaaaaatatttaaattatttttatcaattaaatcatctaattaagttaattatgaaaattaaaactaATATGAAAGTTTGGGaataaattgataaattaaaagaatttgCTAAAATTGGAAATACTTATAAAGGTTTtagatttttttaatcatttagctttttttttaattattattcaaCAATAAtagtaaattaatttaaaatatgattGTAAAAACCATataaagtaaaaaagaaaatataaccaaatatatatatatatatatatatatacaaatgaggtaataaaaaaaataaaatccataATCAATAATTCAAAATCAAATTCTTTGTAAGAATTAATATTTTAtcttttcaatattattattgtatattttttattctattttctAAGATATTTATAATTACAAAAATATCCTGAAATTTTCTATTATATATGCTCTTTTCAAAATTAGTGATTATAATTATGAACACTTAcactttattataattataaaattataaactttTATTCTTTTTATAAAAGTATAAAAAGTAATtggataattttaatattttttaatattctacaGGTATTTTCTTCATCAACGAGAATCAAAGACTCAATGTCACTTAAAGGATAAAAATACTAAATCACTAATATTAAACACtcgttaataaataattttaatctttTAATTTGGAACATATATATAAAACACTTTAATCTTTCAAAATTTTacaactacttttttttttttattatcaatggcatataattaaagattaacattttaaaatataataatgacAAAAAAAGTTTATTTTGAGAAAAATCTCAAAGATTTGTaattaatcattaaaataatataaaaatcctATTTAGGTTAAGATTAGAGctcaataaaatatttttgaaaagtacaattttaaatattattgaaaaaatagtttaaaattttttttaattattttaagattttattattaaaatatattaaatttaacttCAAAATCATTTTTAATATATCATCTCATtaatatctttaataaatatttttaattgtaatttcaataataagATTAAATTAAGTGAATGCATAGTTGACCTCTAATATttacttaaaaaattatttgttaCCTTATTTTTTATTGCATTTTGTCATACATCTTaagtttataaaaataaaattatttaattcttaaatttataaaattatagctATTAATCTccgaatattttaaatatataataataaatcaaaGCACGTGTAAGTCACGTTTGTAAATATAATTGACAATAAAGTTAAAAGCAAAATTaaccaaataaagaaataaaagggGAGTAATTGTCTCATAAATTAAGGAATCTAATAATTTGAGAATCACATGTATGGTGTCCTTGGAGATCCAGAGAATAAATTCCTTTAATTAATTGATAACATTAATAAACTATTGGATTTGCTTAGTTGCAAAATCTTATTCTGAAATTTAAGAactttttgaaaaatttaaaaatttatatcaaaaaattaaatatgtgattcttcttttttttttaatagtattTTTCTATAATTCATTTGgatataaatatgaaaatttattaaaaaaagaaaatgagaaaaaacagAGAACAGAGCCCATTGAAAAGCCAGAAgctaaaataataagaaaatgacagcaaaaaaaatcataaaattaatatatatatatatatatataaagcaaaaaTTGGCGATATAAATGAAGACACGTAGAGACAGAGAACGAAGCAAATTCGAAAACGCAGAAGCAGAGCCTCCGACTCTGACGAAGGAAGCAGCAACTGCATCAGCAGTTTCTGAAATCTGTCAATACTAAAAAATGGCTGGGCAGTCGAGGAAATGGATGATTCTGGTGGCGACTATATGGATTCAAGCATTTACAGGGACGAATTTCGATTTCTCTGCGTACTCATCAGAGTTGAAATCGGTGCTGGGGATATCTCAGGTGCAATTGAATTACTTGGCAGTTGCTTCtgatcttgggaaggtgtttggatgGTCTTCAGGATTGGCTTTGATGCATTTTCCATTATGGATAGTTCTTTTCATGGCTGCTTTTATGGGATTCATTGGCTATGGTTTTCAGTGGCTTGTCATTACAAACGTCATCGCTTTGCCTTATATCCTGGTATGCTCTTTCTTTTACTTCCTTCCATCAAAAGCATATCTTTGGGGAAAGATATCATCTGAGTTTAGTGATTACAGATTAGGCTTTTTAATAATTAGTCATTAACATTTAATGTTAATATTAattgtaaataattaattataattattgaattaaacaagttttaaattaaataaaaaattaattatttcctTATAAAGGAATTAAAGAGTGAGACTTGAGTATGAATctcttcaattttttaattttttttttattgaaatacaAAATTGGTGGTTGAGAGTCTCGTTTTGAGTTGAAGGTTCTCGTTAAATCTTTGGTcatcaaaaataattttttatgactTGGGACTCTTTGTGGGTCCAATCTAATGATTCTGAAAATTCTATAACCACTTGCTACCAGTCGAGTGAGCAGTACGCTCTATACAGCCACACCATAAATTTTTAATACAGGGTAATTGAATAAAAAGCACTAAACATTTTcgtcaatttataattttattttaatattttaattttaattttttgtcctAATATTTGATATGGGTGTAATtatattcaatttttaaaatcaaattttaattagatGTAAAAGTcaaatatttacaataatttataattatagctaaatctttcaattttgaataaaattaatCCCAACCTCTAAGATAAGTACAATTACAGTCAAAATCTAAAATTGAATtagagaaatttaaattttattcaccAAATTTATAATTATGATAATAAAAAGCCCTAAACTTTCACTTATAGTAACAAAATACTATAAAAAGATTTTACATTTTGATAATTAAACTGATTGATTACTTCAAAAATTATGACCACATCAatcaaaagaataaaataaactcatttaaaatatatataaatggaTTCCCATAGATTTGGGTAATAAAATTTATAGTTTAAAGCATTTGGTTATCATAATTATAAGTTTGgtagataaaatttaaatttttatgaatcAATTTTAGGCTTTGACTATAATCTCATATGTTTAAATTTATGATCTAAAATTGGAACGTTTGGATATAATTGTAAATTATTACAAATATTTGCCTTTTATGttcaattataaatttaattttaaaaattgaatacaATTGCACCTGATGTCAAATGTTAGTATACTAAAACTAAAATTGAAAAGTTAGGATAAAATTGTAAATTGATGAAAATGTTTAGTATTTTTTATCCAATTAGCCTTCAATTTATATCTGCAAAGCAGCTGCCATTTTTGGCCTTCTTATCCTGAACGAGTTTCCAGATTTACTCAAATTTGGTAACaaaatgtgttttttttttttttttttttttttgttaaaaaaaattgtgTTTTAAAGCTTTGTTTGGGAGGAAAGAAAATGACAGAAAATGAGACTCATATGGTAAGACAAAATTCGTGACTTCCATGTTTCATTATCCTCTTAATTTCTttgtcttttttatttatttttttccccTCCCTCCATGCTTGTTGTCGGTGCATCCAATGGGCTTTCCTTTAATTTgagtaaaattattatttattttaaatatattaaattgatGCGATGGAAAGAGAATTTAATCTCAAAGacaaaatttaacttgaaaatatctcaatctaaataaaaataatatatatttaatataaatttgaatTCACATGATAAtgagtttaataattattaaattaaatatttatattaaaatatatataaaattaattaaagtatgtATAAAGCGTGCATGATTTTAGttgtaaatatttaattgaatGGTTATTacttaaaaagaaaaattcttTGATTTTAGTAAGATGGTTTATTTACTTATTCATTTGATTTCCATTTTTTAACTTAAGACTTCACAAATTTAGAAGTTTTTTAATATCACTTAATTAAACTCATTGATAGATGACTTATTTATTATAAGTAACTTcttttttatcaaataatttttttattttatattattgaattattagTTAGTAtagttgatatatttttttttctgtataaatgtataaataaatattttatataattaaattatttatacaaCTGATGATATGATTTGCGAACAAAAAAACTATTATGAAAACCAAGTGAAAATGCATGCTTTATCCTTTGATATAAAAACCAATGGCTGCAAAATTATAAATACacaaatttctttctttctttatttttatttttgaatattgATGCGGAATTAATTTCAAATAAAGTTGAATGGTGAAAAAGAATTTTTATGGTCAATCTCAACTGGTTTGAGATTAAGACTTAGTTGTTATTTtgtctttattttgatttttaatttttactttaatttaatttattaaccttttttttttcaatagctGCTGTTGATTGTTGAGTGATTCTCTCCCACCAACATCTCGTACTTGGTTAAAGTCTGTTCCTTAGAAAGTTAGAATGGACAAATCAATGAACTCCCAAGTGGCAAATATGgacaaattataatttatacatattaTCATCAAAAAGTTTCTTCCAACCTGGGAAGAGAAACTTCCCTGCACTCACTTGGTGTCCTAACGTGCCATAATTTTTCTACCACATACTGCTGATAGCCCATTACAAATATGGTGACCACATTCACATATTTCCAAACTTGTGATGTGCAAAGCACCTTCCTCTTTCAAATCCTTCTAATTTGTTTCTGTCATCTTTTCTCTGATTCTCTTACTTCATTCCGTGATACATCAATAATTTCAAGCGTACAGAATAGCGATTTGGCTACTAGTTCCCTGGTTTATTTGTATTATACTATGAGAGTTCAGGGGTTAAAAAGTTGGCATACTACCTTAAcaccatttatttttctttttcaattctaAATTTTATTGACTTTGATCTTTGTTTAAGCCAAAATATCAATAACCCTGATTTTGAGGACATATGTAATCTAAAAATTCTATACAAGACCATCaatacatcgatgagattttaTTATTATGGTGGGTCATGATGTGAATGCTAGTTGGGATTCCTAGATCATGAACTGAAGGCCATCAATTCAAGATCTTTCTGCAATGATGATTTTCAACTTTTTTCCATGGATTAGCAATAAATGCAGACAATTTTGCTGCATTTATATATTTTAGGCCCTTTGTTTTTCCAGTTGTCTAAGGGTAGCTTGCCTAATAAATCAACATTTAGTAGCTTCATGTGAGAGATGAGTTAGCTTCTATGTGTTTCTTGATTCTTTCTGCTCTTTTTCTTTCAAGTTGAAGTCATCTTCTTTCtctaaaaatcaaaattaatttagttaataaaGCTGCATTCCCAGAAAATGATGATTTTGttttatcaaaattaatattttattctacTTGTTTAAAATGACTTCTGTTGATAAATTTGAAACCTTTTCTTGCCAATTTCACAGAGGATAATGGATATACCCTAGAAAGCAGCACTATAAATTTAATATGAATCTGTACCATAATAAGCACAAATAGAAACGATTTCACTAACAAGTACAATTGAAAGCATCTCCACTTTCGATTTAAGTGACTGCTTAGATGAGCTTTTGGCATTCACGCTCCCAACAGTTGGTCTGGGGGGTTTGCCAAGCATGGTGATTAGAGCAGTGTTTTAAAATGCAACAGTTAATgattcaaaattataattaaaacattGAAGGCTGGAATTTGTAGCTAtatatttttcactcttcaaccGCCAATTGCTAACAAAAACTTCTAAACCAAGCGTGCCCTGAATGATGAGATAAAAATTTATGCAAATCTGTTAATACTAAAATGTGAACATTATGTATATGTTTAGGCTACACCAATTACTGTCTATCTATAAATAACATGTTCTGGATAGATAtaggataaaattttaaaagcaaTATTATGCAAAAATGTTTAtattttcctaaattttaatttcttttgcgGCCTTGACCATAAATACATACATGTTATTCTGAAAAACATGGCAGGTGTTTCTCCTTTGTTTGCTGGCTGGATGTAGCATCTGCTGGTTCAACACTGTATGTTTTGTCCTCTGTATTCAAAACTTCCCAGCTAGCAGATCCCTAGCTTTATCCCTTACTGTAGGCTTCAATGGTGTTAGTGCAGCGTTATACACTCTTGCTGGCAATGCAATAGATTCATCATCAGATGATATATATCTTCTTTTAAATGCCGTTGTTCCCCTTATCACTTCCATTGTAGCATTGCTCCCAATTCTTCGCCAACCATCTTTAGATCCTCTCTCTCCTGATGGAGTTCGCCGTGATTCCCTCATATTTCTCATATTGAATTTCTTAGCCATCCTCACAGGAATCTATCTCCTTCTCTTCAGTTCAAACACATCTAATTCAACAAGAGCTTCTCTATTCTTAGCTGGAGCAATTTTCCTTCTCATGTTCCCATTGTGTATCCCTGGTGTTGTTTATGCTAGAGACTGGTTTCACCGTAACATTCATTCTAGTTTCCGCCTTCAAGGCTCTGGCTTCATTCTTGTGGACGTTGATGATCTTGAGCTTCATAAAGAGCTCCTTACCCATGAGATGAGTAATCACGAGAATGGGGATGGAATCATCAATGGGGTTGCAAGACAGAAAAGCTCAAGCCAAAAAGAAGGGTGCTGTGAGACAATGGTTGGGAAAGATAGACTGGCAATGCTTGGGGAAGAGCATCCAGCATGTTTGCTGATACGAAGGTTGGATTTTTGGCTATATTACACTGCATATTTTTGTGGAGGCACAATTGGCCTTGTGTACAGCAACAACCTAGGCCAAATAGCACAATCACTGGGACAAAGCATGAACACTACAACTCTTCTCACTTTGTATTCAGCCTTTTCCTTTTTTGGTCGATTGCTGTCTGCTGCACCGGACTATTTACGGGTGTAAGTAATCATACCAAGTCTCCTGAGGCGTAAATTTTATACAAAGAATAAATGACTATAACAATAATTCCATCGTAATTTTGCAGGAAGATGTACTTTGCAAGGACTGCATGGCTAACCATTGCTCTTGTGCCAACTCCAATtgctttcttctttcttgctaTATCAGGCAGTCCACTGGCATTGAAGATAGGTACTGCATTAGTTGGATTGAGTTCTGGGTTCATATTCGCTGCAGCTGTTTCGATAACATCTGAGCTATTCGGACCGAACAGCATAGGTGTGAACCATAACATACTTATTACCAACATTCCAATAGGGTCACTTGTTTATGGATTTCTTGCTGCTATCGTGTATGATTCTAATGCAAGGAGTAGTGGCCTAGGCATCATTACTGATTCTATGATTTGCATGGGGAGGAAATGCTATTTCTTAACCTTTGTGTGGTGGGGGTGCCTTTCAGTATTGGGGTTAGGTTCTAGCTTGCTGTTATTCTTAAGGACAAGGCATGCCTATGATCAGTTTGAACGGAATAGGATTACACAGCTGTATTAAGAACATTTGAATTTTTATGGAGAGAGATCATAGATTTGATGGAATTCAATTGACAAAGGATGCCTAGTAATTTAGGGTTAGATTATTGCATGGAGGAAAAAGCTTGTATAGCTATATATTTCGATGTTGTAATGATGCTAAAGATTTTGAAATCATTACAGAGGAATCAATACTTTTGATTTTAATTCAGATCTAATAATAAATGATTATATCTTAATTGTAGTCCATGATTCAATCCATTTCTTTAACATTGGCAATTTAAAAGATTATGAAGATTTTAAATCCAATAATCAGCTTATTTTTTTTTGGTACAATTGGGTTGGTAATTGGGATTTAAACTTAATATTTCACATGAGAGACGACTCTAATATCATCACGTTAAAACTTATTAATCAACAATTAGTTTATTTCAATGAGAGTTTACTCTTTAATATAGCTAAGACTCTAATTGGTATTGTAATTAGAGGTTAAATGATATTATTTTagataaactcaactcaactcggctaagattttatctcaaaaatttagagtcggttatatatattcttttttttcactctaaatgatttttggTTACATCCTCGGAAATGGGATTATTTTAgatgttattaaaaaataatttaaaagaaaaatattgtttaattattttaaagattttataattaaaatacatcaaatttaatttaaattctctAACATATATAGGAGTTATTTTTTTCTAATA
The Hevea brasiliensis isolate MT/VB/25A 57/8 chromosome 18, ASM3005281v1, whole genome shotgun sequence genome window above contains:
- the LOC110651941 gene encoding protein NUCLEAR FUSION DEFECTIVE 4; translated protein: MAGQSRKWMILVATIWIQAFTGTNFDFSAYSSELKSVLGISQVQLNYLAVASDLGKVFGWSSGLALMHFPLWIVLFMAAFMGFIGYGFQWLVITNVIALPYILVFLLCLLAGCSICWFNTVCFVLCIQNFPASRSLALSLTVGFNGVSAALYTLAGNAIDSSSDDIYLLLNAVVPLITSIVALLPILRQPSLDPLSPDGVRRDSLIFLILNFLAILTGIYLLLFSSNTSNSTRASLFLAGAIFLLMFPLCIPGVVYARDWFHRNIHSSFRLQGSGFILVDVDDLELHKELLTHEMSNHENGDGIINGVARQKSSSQKEGCCETMVGKDRLAMLGEEHPACLLIRRLDFWLYYTAYFCGGTIGLVYSNNLGQIAQSLGQSMNTTTLLTLYSAFSFFGRLLSAAPDYLRVKMYFARTAWLTIALVPTPIAFFFLAISGSPLALKIGTALVGLSSGFIFAAAVSITSELFGPNSIGVNHNILITNIPIGSLVYGFLAAIVYDSNARSSGLGIITDSMICMGRKCYFLTFVWWGCLSVLGLGSSLLLFLRTRHAYDQFERNRITQLY